One genomic region from Prunus persica cultivar Lovell chromosome G3, Prunus_persica_NCBIv2, whole genome shotgun sequence encodes:
- the LOC18784038 gene encoding syntaxin-132, translating into MNDLLTDSFVGDARAQPSGTNDIEMGRPVPSSFDTGMDAFNKQIQEVEKQVDKLSGLLKKLKDANEESKSVTKASAMKAIKKRMEKDIDEVGKIARGVKTKLEAISKDNLSNRQKPGCEKGTGVDRSRMNMTNSLTKKFREIMIEFQTLRQRIQDEYREVVERRVITVTGTRPDEETIDNLIETGNSEQIFQKAVQEMGRGQVLNTVEEIQERHDTVKEIEKKLLDLHQIYLDMAVLVEAQGEILDNIETQVTNAVDHVQSGNTALQKAKKLQKNSRKWMCIAIIILLIIVAIIVVSVLKPWKSG; encoded by the exons ATGAACGACCTGCTTACg GATTCGTTTGTTGGTGATGCAAGAGCTCAGCCTTCCGGAACAAATGATATCGAAATGGGAAGGCCAGTTCCTAGCAGTTTTGACACAGGAATGGATGCTTTCAATAAGCAG ataCAAGAGGTTGAGAAACAGGTGGATAAGCTCTCCGGACTTCTAAAAAAACTTAAG gatGCAAATGAGGAGTCGAAGTCTGTTACAAAAGCATCTGCCATGAAAG CAATTAAAAAGCGGATGGAAAAAGATATTGATGAAGTGGGAAAGATTGCACGTGGTGTCAAAACAAAACTAGAAGCAATAAGCAAAGAT AACTTATCCAACCGACAAAAGCCTGGATGTGAGAAGGGAACAGGCGTTGACAGATCAAGAATGAACATGACAAA TTCCTTGACAAAAAAGTTTAGGGAGATAATGATTGAGTTTCAG ACCCTCAGACAACGAATCCAAGATGAATATCGTGAGGTTGTGGAGAGAAGAGTCATTACAG TTACGGGAACCAGACCAGATGAGGAG ACAATTGACAACCTGATAGAAACTGGAAATAGTGAGCAAATATTCCAAAAGGCAGTTCAAGAAATGGGAAGAGGACAG GTGCTAAATACTGTGGAAGAAATTCAGGAGAGGCATGACACTGtaaaagaaattgagaaaaagCTTCTTGACTTGCATCAG ATCTACCTCGATATGGCAGTCTTGGTTGAGGCTCAAGGAGAGATTTTAGACAACATTGAAACTCAG GTTACGAATGCAGTCGATCATGTTCAATCTGGGAACACTGCACTtcaaaaagcaaagaaactCCAGAAGAACTCCCGAAAATGGATGTGCATTGCCATCATTATTCTCTTAATAATAGTAGCTAttatagttgtcagtgtcctCAAACCATGGAAAAGTGGCTAG
- the LOC18784380 gene encoding isocitrate lyase: MAASYSVPSMIMEEEGRFEAEVADVQAWWGSERFKLTKRPYAAKDVVALRGTLRQSYGSNEMAKKLWRTLKTHQANGTSSRTFGALDPVQVTMMAKHLDTIYVSGWQCSSTHTSTNEPGPDLADYPYDTVPNKVEHLFFAQQYHDRKQKEARMSMSREERARTPYIDYLKPIIADGDTGFGGTTATVKLCKLFVERGAAGVHIEDQSSVTKKCGHMAGKVLVSVGEHINRLVAARLQFDVMGTETVLVARTDAVGATLIQTNVDTRDHQFIFGVTNPNLRGKSLATLLAEAMAAGKTGAELQALEDNWISMAQLKTFSECVTDAIKAMNFVEHEKRRRLNEWINHSSPDKCLSNEKGREIAERLGLKNLFWDWDLPRTREGFYRFKGSVMAAVVRGWAFADHADIIWMETASPDMVECTQFAEGVKSLQPEVMLAYNLSPSFNWDASGMTDDQMKDFIPRIAKLGYCWQFITLAGFHADALVVDTFAKDYARRGMLAYVERIQREERNNGVDTLAHQKWSGANFYDRYLKTVQGGISSTAAMGKGVTEEQFKESWTRSGSTDLSEGNVVIAKARM, from the exons ATGGCTGCATCTTACTCAGTGCCTTCAATG ATaatggaagaagaaggaaggtTTGAAGCCGAGGTAGCAGATGTGCAGGCATGGTGGGGCTCAGAGAGGTTCAAGCTAACAAAACGTCCATACGCAGCTAAAGATGTTGTGGCACTAAGAGGGACCCTTAGACAAAGCTATGGCTCAAATGAAATGGCCAAAAAGCTGTGGAGAACTCTCAAAACTCATCAAGCCAACGGCACATCCTCAAGAACTTTTGGTGCACTAGACCCTGTCCAAGTCACCATGATGGCCAAGCATTTGGACACCATTTATGTCTCCGGTTGGCAATGCTCGTCTACACACACCAGCACCAATGAGCCTGGTCCTGACCTTGCTGATTACCCCTATGACACCGTCCCAAACAAGGTGGAGCATTTGTTTTTCGCACAACAATACCATGATCGCAAGCAAAAAGAGGCGCGGATGAGCATGAGCCGGGAAGAGAGGGCTAGAACCCCTTATATTGATTACTTGAAGCCAATAATTGCTGATGGTGATACTGGTTTTGGTGGCACCACAGCAACTGTTAAGCTTTGCAAGCTTTTTGTGGAGCGTGGCGCTGCTGGTGTTCACATTGAGGACCAGTCCTCTGTGACCAAAAAATGTGGTCACATGGCAGGGAAAGTGCTTGTTTCTGTTGGTGAACATATTAATAGACTTGTGGCTGCAAGGTTGCAATTTGATGTCATGGGAACTGAGACTGTCTTGGTGGCTAGAACTGATGCAGTTGGCGCTACTTTGATCCAGACCAATGTGGACACCAGAGACCATCAGTTTATATTTGGGGTAACAAACCCGAATCTCAGAGGGAAGAGTTTGGCTACCCTTCTAGCTGAAGCCATGGCTGCTGGAAAAACTGGAGCTGAGCTGCAAGCCCTTGAGgacaattggatttcaatggCACAGTTGAAGACATTTTCTGAATGTGTCACAGATGCAATTAAGGCCATGAACTTCGTTGAACATGAGAAAAGGAGGAGACTGAACGAATGGATCAACCATTCTAGCCCTGATAAGTGTTTGTCAAATGAGAAAGGCCGCGAGATTGCTGAGAGGTTGGGGCTTAAGAACCTCTTCTGGGACTGGGACTTGCCTAGGACCAGAGAAGGGTTCTATAGGTTCAAAGGGTCTGTGATGGCAGCTGTTGTGCGTGGCTGGGCTTTTGCTGATCATGCTGATATTATTTGGATGGAGACAGCGAGCCCCGACATGGTTGAGTGCACCCAATTTGCTGAGGGGGTGAAGTCTCTGCAGCCTGAGGTCATGTTGGCTTATAATCTATCACCGTCTTTCAATTGGGATGCATCTGGAATGACTGATGATCAAATGAAGGACTTCATTCCAAGGATAGCAAAGTTGGGGTACTGCTGGCAGTTTATAACACTGGCTGGTTTCCATGCTGATGCGCTTGTGGTCGACACTTTCGCAAAGGACTATGCTAGGAGGGGAATGCTGGCTTATGTTGAGAGGATCCAGAGGGAGGAGAGGAACAATGGAGTTGACACACTTGCTCATCAGAAATGGTCTGGTGCTAATTTCTATGATAGGTACCTTAAGACTGTCCAGGGAGGCATTTCTTCAACTGCTGCTATGGGCAAAG GAGTGACTGAAGAACAATTCAAAGAATCATGGACCAGGTCAGGATCCACAGATCTGAGTGAAGGAAATGTTGTGATTGCCAAGGCAAGAATgtaa
- the LOC18782011 gene encoding transcription factor CPC yields the protein MADLDHSTSDDNSVDSREESSQDSKLHFSEDEETLITRMFNLVGERWSLIAGRIPGRSAEEIEKYWTSRYSTSE from the exons ATGGCTGACTTGGATCACTCCACCTCTGATGACAATTCTGTGGATTCTAGAG AGGAAAGTAGTCAAGACTCTAAGCTTCACTTCTCAGAAGATGAGGAAACTCTAATCACTAGGATGTTTAACCTGGTTGGTGAGAG GTGGTCTCTGATTGCTGGTAGAATTCCTGGAAGATCAGCAGAGGAGATTGAAAAGTACTGGACTTCAAGATACTCAACAAGTGAATGA